The Thermodesulfobacteriota bacterium genome includes a region encoding these proteins:
- a CDS encoding glutamate-5-semialdehyde dehydrogenase, with amino-acid sequence MSLRDDLVEMGRRARRASRALARLPGSVKDRALLAMADGLEEAREELQEANRVDLAAARAAGLAPALVDRLTLSEKVLDGMAQGLREVAAQPDPVGEVVRMWKRPNGLLVGKKRIPLGVIGIVYEARPNVTADAAALCLKAGNAVILRGGSEALHSNRAVARVLEGAAAAAGVPEGAIQVVGVADRDAVLELLQLEDYVDLIIPRGGEGLIRFVTANSRIPVIKHYKGVCHVFVDASADLEMAQAIVLNAKTQRPGVCNALETLLVHREAASAFLPRVGAALASAGVEVRGCPETCRLIPGAVPVRKEDWGTEFLDLILAVRVVGSLEEAVDHIETYGSLHTEAIVTRDYGNAQRFLDEVNSSVVAVNASTRFSDGQQLGLGAEIGISTTKIHSFGPMGAEDLTTTKFIVYGQGQVRD; translated from the coding sequence ATGAGCCTGCGAGACGATCTGGTGGAGATGGGGCGCCGGGCCCGCCGGGCGAGCCGGGCGCTGGCGCGGCTCCCGGGCTCGGTGAAGGACCGGGCGCTCCTGGCCATGGCCGACGGCCTCGAGGAGGCCCGGGAAGAGCTCCAGGAGGCCAACCGCGTCGACCTCGCGGCCGCCCGGGCGGCCGGGCTCGCCCCCGCCCTGGTGGACCGCCTGACCCTGTCCGAGAAGGTCCTGGACGGCATGGCCCAGGGCCTGCGGGAGGTCGCCGCCCAGCCCGACCCGGTGGGGGAGGTGGTCCGCATGTGGAAGCGGCCCAACGGCCTCCTGGTGGGCAAGAAGCGCATTCCCCTAGGGGTGATCGGCATCGTGTACGAGGCGCGGCCCAACGTGACCGCCGACGCGGCGGCCCTGTGCCTCAAGGCGGGCAACGCCGTGATCCTGCGGGGAGGGAGCGAGGCGCTCCACTCCAACCGCGCCGTCGCCCGGGTGCTCGAGGGGGCCGCCGCCGCGGCGGGGGTCCCCGAGGGCGCGATCCAGGTGGTGGGGGTGGCGGACCGGGACGCGGTGCTCGAGCTCCTCCAGCTCGAAGACTACGTGGACCTCATCATTCCCCGGGGTGGGGAGGGGCTCATCCGGTTCGTCACGGCAAACAGCCGCATCCCGGTCATCAAGCACTACAAGGGGGTGTGCCACGTCTTCGTGGACGCCTCGGCCGACCTCGAGATGGCCCAGGCCATCGTCCTCAACGCCAAGACCCAGCGCCCCGGGGTGTGCAACGCCCTGGAGACCCTCCTGGTGCACCGGGAGGCGGCGAGCGCCTTCCTGCCCCGGGTCGGGGCGGCGCTCGCGTCCGCCGGGGTGGAGGTGCGGGGGTGCCCCGAGACGTGCCGCCTCATCCCCGGCGCCGTGCCCGTCCGGAAGGAGGACTGGGGCACGGAGTTCCTGGACCTCATCCTGGCCGTGCGGGTCGTGGGCTCCCTGGAGGAGGCGGTGGACCACATCGAGACCTACGGGAGCCTCCACACCGAGGCCATCGTCACCCGGGACTACGGCAACGCCCAGCGCTTCCTCGACGAGGTGAACTCCTCGGTGGTGGCGGTCAACGCCTCCACCCGCTTCAGCGACGGGCAGCAGCTCGGGCTGGGGGCGGAGATCGGCATCTCGACGACCAAGATCCACAGCTTCGGCCCCATGGGGGCCGAGGACCTCACCACGACCAAGTTCATCGTGTACGGCCAGGGCCAGGTGCGGGACTAG
- the nadD gene encoding nicotinate-nucleotide adenylyltransferase, whose protein sequence is MELGIFGGTFHPVHLGHLRAAEEVREALGLARVLFVPAKLPPHKDARAVAPPEVRLDLLRRAVEGNPAFGISDLELGRPGPSYSVDTLRELRAGLAPGDRLWFLVGSDAFREIHTWYRYPEIFALADLAVMSRPPDAAPPAPPAALEGELTPTPGGLRHRSGREVRFVPVTLLDVSATAIRRALVQGRSVRYLVPEAVRGELERLGREHPHWFSGSLT, encoded by the coding sequence TTGGAGCTCGGGATCTTCGGCGGCACGTTCCATCCGGTCCACCTGGGGCATCTGCGGGCCGCGGAGGAGGTGCGCGAAGCCCTGGGCCTCGCGCGGGTGCTCTTCGTCCCGGCCAAGCTCCCCCCCCACAAGGACGCCCGCGCCGTGGCCCCCCCGGAGGTGCGCCTGGACCTCTTGCGCCGGGCGGTGGAGGGAAACCCTGCGTTCGGGATCTCGGACCTGGAGCTCGGCCGGCCGGGGCCGAGCTACTCGGTGGATACCCTGCGGGAGCTCCGGGCGGGCCTCGCCCCCGGGGACCGCCTGTGGTTCCTGGTGGGCTCCGACGCCTTCCGGGAGATCCACACCTGGTACCGCTACCCCGAGATCTTCGCCCTGGCGGACCTGGCGGTGATGAGCCGGCCGCCCGACGCCGCACCGCCTGCGCCCCCCGCTGCCCTGGAGGGAGAGCTCACCCCCACCCCCGGGGGGCTGCGCCACCGGTCCGGCCGGGAGGTGCGCTTCGTCCCCGTCACCCTGCTCGACGTCTCCGCCACTGCCATCCGCCGCGCCCTCGTCCAGGGCCGTTCCGTGCGCTACCTGGTGCCCGAGGCCGTCCGGGGCGAGCTCGAGCGGCTCGGGCGCGAACACCCCCACTGGTTTTCCGGGAGCCTCACATGA
- the rsfS gene encoding ribosome silencing factor gives MSPKPAPHRTLRPRPAPRVRPPAQPVSAPGPGRDAEPDPIREAVLACALAASDNKAADLLLLDVRRLTTIADYFLLASGSSDRRVQSIAQAVLDAMRERGRRPLGTEGLREGRWVLLDFGDFVVHVFYEDVRAAFDLEGLWFDAERVELPSEILEPPRPVLPETRTPGGGRR, from the coding sequence ATGAGCCCGAAGCCCGCCCCGCACCGAACCCTTCGGCCCCGGCCCGCTCCCCGGGTTCGGCCACCGGCGCAGCCGGTCTCCGCCCCTGGGCCCGGTCGGGATGCCGAGCCCGATCCGATCCGGGAGGCCGTGCTCGCCTGCGCCCTGGCCGCCTCGGACAACAAGGCCGCGGACCTCCTGCTCCTGGACGTGCGCCGGCTCACGACCATCGCCGACTACTTCCTGCTGGCCAGCGGCTCCTCGGACCGCCGGGTCCAATCCATCGCCCAGGCCGTCCTCGACGCCATGCGGGAGCGGGGGCGCCGGCCCCTGGGGACCGAGGGGCTGCGGGAGGGGCGCTGGGTGCTGCTGGACTTCGGGGATTTCGTCGTCCACGTCTTCTACGAGGACGTGCGGGCCGCCTTCGATTTGGAGGGCCTGTGGTTCGACGCCGAGCGGGTGGAGCTGCCCTCCGAGATCCTGGAGCCCCCCCGCCCGGTCCTGCCCGAGACCCGGACTCCCGGGGGAGGGCGGCGGTGA
- a CDS encoding NAD(P)H-dependent glycerol-3-phosphate dehydrogenase translates to MTAPARVAVVGGGAWGTALADLLARGGHGVALWVFEEDLAAEMAETRQNRVYLPGHRLAADVRPTADLAAAVSGAHVVVSVSPSQVVRGVMGRAAPHLAPDSLVVSASKGIERGSLQLMNQVLEEVLPQRCARRLAVLSGPSFAAEVARGVPTAVSLACADPEAARRLQALFSGPAFRVYTHDDVVGVELGGALKNVIALAAGISDGLGFGHNSRAALITRGLAEISRLGTALGAKPLTFLGLAGMGDLVLTCTGDLSRNRTVGLRLGRGEKLKEILASMTAVAEGVQTCDAAVGLADRVGAEVPIAREVWRVLHEEKDPRRAVEDLMARPSRREFWDLETPPGAPESPGLGT, encoded by the coding sequence GTGACGGCCCCGGCGCGGGTCGCGGTGGTGGGGGGAGGCGCCTGGGGCACGGCCCTGGCGGACCTCCTGGCCCGGGGCGGCCATGGGGTGGCCCTGTGGGTGTTCGAGGAGGACCTGGCGGCCGAGATGGCCGAGACCCGGCAAAACCGGGTCTACCTGCCCGGCCACCGGCTGGCGGCAGACGTGCGCCCCACCGCCGACCTGGCCGCGGCGGTCTCGGGCGCCCACGTGGTGGTGAGCGTGAGCCCTTCCCAGGTGGTGCGCGGCGTCATGGGGCGGGCGGCGCCCCACTTGGCCCCGGACTCCCTCGTCGTGAGCGCCTCCAAGGGGATCGAGCGCGGGTCACTCCAGCTCATGAACCAGGTGTTGGAAGAGGTGCTGCCGCAGCGTTGCGCCCGGCGGCTCGCGGTGCTCTCGGGCCCCTCCTTCGCGGCCGAGGTGGCCCGGGGCGTGCCCACGGCGGTGAGCCTCGCGTGCGCCGATCCCGAGGCGGCGCGCCGGCTCCAGGCCCTCTTCTCGGGGCCGGCGTTTCGCGTCTACACCCACGACGACGTGGTGGGGGTGGAACTCGGGGGGGCGCTGAAGAACGTGATCGCCCTGGCCGCGGGCATCTCCGACGGCTTGGGTTTCGGCCACAACAGCCGGGCAGCCCTCATCACCCGGGGCCTCGCAGAAATCAGCCGACTCGGGACCGCCCTGGGGGCGAAGCCCCTGACCTTCCTGGGGCTCGCGGGCATGGGGGATCTGGTGCTGACCTGCACCGGCGACCTCTCCCGCAACCGCACCGTGGGACTGCGGCTCGGGCGGGGGGAGAAGCTCAAGGAGATCCTGGCTTCCATGACCGCCGTGGCCGAGGGCGTGCAGACCTGCGACGCGGCGGTGGGGCTGGCGGACCGGGTGGGGGCCGAGGTCCCCATCGCCCGGGAGGTGTGGCGGGTGCTCCACGAGGAGAAGGACCCCCGGCGCGCGGTGGAGGACCTCATGGCGCGCCCTTCCCGGCGGGAGTTCTGGGATCTGGAGACGCCCCCGGGCGCTCCCGAGTCCCCGGGCCTCGGCACCTGA
- the tmk gene encoding dTMP kinase: MLRSGVFVTLEGGEGTGKTTQLALLARRVEVAGWSALTTREPGGTTLGARVRELLVRVSDDPPGALAELFLYAADRAHHVETVIRPALEAGRAVLCDRYADATEAYQGYGRGLPLEVVREVNRLATGGLWPRRAVVLELPPAEGVRRSLERQRRSHGPREERFEAELLAFHERVRAGYRALAEAFPDRVRLVDASGPPEAVAERVWAEVAEVFAVTGDGGVKRET; encoded by the coding sequence ATGCTTCGCAGCGGCGTCTTCGTGACCCTGGAGGGGGGCGAGGGGACCGGCAAGACCACCCAGCTCGCCCTCCTGGCCCGGCGGGTGGAGGTGGCGGGGTGGTCCGCCCTGACGACCCGAGAGCCGGGGGGCACGACCCTGGGGGCGCGGGTGCGCGAGCTCCTGGTCCGGGTGAGCGACGACCCCCCCGGGGCCCTGGCGGAGCTCTTCCTCTACGCCGCCGACCGGGCCCACCACGTGGAGACCGTGATTCGCCCCGCCCTGGAGGCAGGGCGCGCGGTGCTCTGCGACCGGTATGCCGACGCCACCGAGGCGTACCAGGGGTACGGCCGGGGACTTCCCCTGGAGGTCGTGCGGGAAGTCAACCGCCTGGCCACCGGGGGGCTGTGGCCCCGGCGGGCCGTGGTGCTGGAGCTTCCCCCCGCCGAGGGGGTGCGGCGCTCCCTGGAGCGCCAGCGCCGCAGCCACGGCCCCCGGGAGGAGCGCTTCGAGGCCGAGCTCCTGGCCTTTCACGAGCGGGTGCGCGCGGGCTACCGAGCCCTTGCCGAAGCCTTCCCGGACCGGGTGCGCCTCGTCGACGCCTCCGGCCCCCCCGAGGCCGTAGCGGAGCGGGTGTGGGCGGAGGTGGCGGAGGTGTTTGCGGTGACGGGGGACGGGGGCGTGAAGCGTGAGACGTGA
- the holB gene encoding DNA polymerase III subunit delta', producing the protein MPDLSFASILGHERPLKVLRRALATGRVPHAYLFWGPDGVGKETVAAAWAQVLLCADPEAVGRAEACGRCGPCRKAAAGSHADLHRVVPGGTSIPIAEVRALQEALAYRSFERGRKVAIIRDAFRMTREASNALLKTLEEPPPGTHIVLLAHHRNQLLPTLVSRCQSLRFDPIPEEDVRRLLEAGGTAAQAAQAMARSAGGCPGAVWGREPEAFEAVEEEAREVWTDWERAPASERFARAARWAADRGELGRRLDALEDLLAARLREGARAGRVDGSAAAALDGLARVRHLVDRNVNVELALDAYFLGALDAPWEEAL; encoded by the coding sequence ATGCCCGATCTCTCCTTTGCTTCCATCCTCGGCCACGAGCGGCCCCTGAAGGTGCTGCGGCGGGCCCTGGCCACGGGCCGGGTGCCCCACGCGTACCTCTTCTGGGGGCCCGACGGGGTGGGGAAGGAGACGGTGGCAGCGGCGTGGGCGCAGGTGCTCCTGTGCGCCGACCCGGAGGCGGTGGGTCGGGCCGAGGCATGCGGTCGGTGCGGCCCCTGCCGGAAGGCGGCCGCCGGGTCCCACGCCGACCTGCACCGGGTGGTTCCCGGGGGAACGTCGATCCCCATCGCCGAGGTACGGGCGCTCCAGGAAGCCCTGGCCTACCGGTCCTTTGAAAGGGGGCGCAAGGTTGCTATAATCCGCGACGCGTTCCGGATGACCCGGGAGGCCTCCAACGCCCTCCTGAAGACCCTGGAGGAGCCTCCCCCCGGGACCCACATCGTCCTCCTGGCGCACCACCGCAACCAACTCCTGCCCACGCTGGTCTCCCGCTGTCAGTCCTTGCGGTTCGACCCGATCCCCGAGGAGGACGTGCGGCGCTTGCTGGAAGCGGGGGGGACGGCCGCGCAGGCGGCTCAGGCCATGGCCCGGAGCGCCGGCGGCTGCCCCGGGGCGGTGTGGGGGCGGGAGCCCGAGGCCTTCGAGGCGGTGGAGGAAGAAGCCCGGGAGGTCTGGACGGATTGGGAACGCGCTCCGGCCTCGGAGCGGTTCGCCCGGGCAGCTCGCTGGGCCGCCGACCGGGGGGAGCTGGGGCGCCGCCTCGACGCCCTGGAAGACCTGCTGGCCGCGCGGCTTCGGGAGGGGGCGCGGGCGGGACGGGTGGACGGGTCCGCGGCTGCGGCCCTGGACGGCCTGGCCCGGGTGCGGCACCTCGTCGACCGCA